A stretch of DNA from Arachis hypogaea cultivar Tifrunner chromosome 19, arahy.Tifrunner.gnm2.J5K5, whole genome shotgun sequence:
ttcttttcatttttctattttatagGATTTTGCATGCCTCAAAGTGGTTTTTGTCTGTCAAGCATGGGGCGACCAATCtcttataaaagaaaaagagtagtgACTTGGAAGGTACCAATGAAAAGGAGAATGCTTATTGTATTTGCTTTGTGCTTATGAATTGGTCGTTTGTTTAAACATTATGTTTAAGTCTAGAAACCCAAGTGTTGATCACCAACAAttctttttaaaacatattttgTTGAAGGTTGCTATttcaattttctatatttaatgtTTAAGACTTGAAATCTACTTTTTAGATTGTATAGGTAGACTTGTTATAGATATTgtatttaatgaaatattttattttgtagtaaacaattttagtatatttatgttatgtacaaataataataattgttctaaaaaataatttgagtttttagaaaaaaaaaaagaaagataggtTGTTAGTTACAATAAAATcagtataatataatttaaaaatgacttaagattttagcggcaataaCAATGCTAACTAAAAATATAGTTCTAAAAATTGAACCGGACCGATCAGTTCAACTGGATTAACCGAAAACCGGTCACTTGTTAATACGTTGTTGGTTTATGTAATTGATGCCGAATTTTGTGAATTGGTGTTAAAAAGAATGCGTGATACTGCtattttgtgttgtttgtgcttTTGCATACTAAGTGTCTGATTATATATCTCAAAGAGTTTTTAGTGAATTTTGGATTACTTGTTTATGATGGAGATATTGGAACacttaatgatgattatgatttATGATGAGTTGTGTCTTTGATTGGTTGAAAACTTGTTTGTTAATATTTCTTATGATAGTAGAACATTATGTGTATGTCACTGTGTGTTTTGATTGTTTTTAGTTATGAACTTTAATGTTTGAAGTTATTTGTGAACTTCTAAtattaaattatgaataatttattaggtaaaattgtgaaattttgaattttattaagttagaaattgttaaatttatatatttgaaataatatattgaatttttaataattttatttaatatttaattaaaccggttgaattcTGGTTAAACTCCGATCGAACTAGTGAACCAATAACCttaccggtttattgaccggtctgattctcgcaaccttgactaaaagtgaataacattataattttagaattacttttagtggccatataaattgtcGAGAAAATGACCGCATAAAGTTATAACTTTTAGCGGCCATTAAAATGGTCTTTACCGTCAATTGTATAATTGCCGCAAAAGATTATAATTTTTAGCAGTCATTAAAAAGGTCTTTACTGGCAATTGTATAATTGCTGCTAAAACCTTTTAGGGATAAAGCATAAGACGAATAATGTCTAATTGCCGGTAAATGTATTAGTGGCTatttttattgccgctaaaagcaaaataaatggccgctaaaagtGATTTTTGTAGTAGTGAATAGATGGTCGCCTTTCACCGTCGTCGCTTTGTCCTCCATTGTCACTCCTTCATCAACGAGAATTGCAATTATTCTCTGCTTCCTTTTTGCGATAGTACCAACCTTGGTGTTTGCTCCTGGCACGGTCGACAATGACACCACTGCCGAACGCCGCTGCTGAAGACCCCACGGTAAGATCTTCCTCGTCAACTCGGTTCGTCATGAttgttcatttttctttcatgattGGTCGGATTCGTCTCAGCACCGCAGTTGGCCGTGTGTAACTTGTTGCCATTTTCCAGAGTTGTCTTGCTGATGTTGATTGCACGATCTGGAGATCTTGTTCCGCCTCCAGATTTGGATGTTCCAATTGCATATCTAGATTTTTGTTTCATGATTTGTTAGTTAGCTAGTGAttatttgaaatttagaatgcttTGGACGGATTGACAATTTGACATTGTTATTAGTTCTGGAGTTTGGTTTTATGGTTGCAATTTTGTTGTTTCCTTTTCTAATTCAACATCTTCTTTATTTGAGATCGGCTGATATGTGAATCTTGAATCTAAACTTggatttgtaattttctttttcatagaATTTTGTTAAATACAAAACACTGAAAAGAGATTTTGGATTTTCAATGAAAACCTCTTTGAAAATATGGATATGTAGTCCATTGATGAAGCAATGTGGTAAAATTTAATGACCATGCATATAAATGAAACTTGCATGCCAATGAGTCTTAGCTCACATGGCGTTTCTCCCCCTTCCCACCTCAAAGGGTTCAAACTCTAGAAATTGCAATTGAAGAAAAAATGTGGTAAAAGTGTGAGGAGTGTGTGGGTGTGTTGTGTACCTAGGATTGGGGGTTGTCTAATCCATTGGAGTACCTAGGATTGAGAGTTCTCCAAtccaatgacaaaaaaaaaaaaaaaaacaaaaaagaaaaaataaacttgCATAAGTTATGAATTTGTCATAATACTCACTAACAATGCCAGTTTGGATAATATCTGAGTTCGCCAAATCActctaaaaaatagataaagtgtTCAATGAAAGCATAATTGAAAGAATAAGAatatagaatagaaaagaattaaTGAGCTAAgagataaatagaaaaagattaattagataaaaaaaataaaaaggagataATTTTATAGAAAGATGACtcccaaaaaataaattatgccaattactaattttttatctgattatatttttactatttctatttataataatctatactAACTAATAAACTATCACAATTAAGttcgattttttttaaatgaactaGTTCACCAGCCAAAAAAATATAACCAATTTGTCAATAACCAATTATTAGATCGCAGCTAAATACATCATTCCgtcacaatttttttaatagtcctgctacatatttaaattttttgtcaaCTAAATCTAACCAAATTAATCATAACCCAACAAAATTCACTTACATAAAGCGCGTGTGaaatcatgccattttttttttatgtttctttttcttcttcttctttgcattCCTCCTTCAATGTTCGTATCCCGcattctcttcctcctcctcctcttccttcttctttgcgtttcttctctttttctttgcgttctttctttttcttcgcgtgtttcatccTCATCGTCGTTCTTTTATTGCTGTTATTATtgatgcattttattttattttattttatttaccaaagataggagactcgaacccgcaacctcttaattgagtatggggagactatgccagttgagctattactcattggcctgcattttttttcttttcctcctcatcttcctattgattttataaaattatgtattcttttcttctttgtttgattttttctttctttattcttattaagagaataaaagaagaagatgatgaataagaaaagaaaaagatgaaaatgatCAAGAAAGATGAGGAAGAGGAGTTTTAAGTTTATGTAGAATTTATCAGGAAATAACACTGAAATTTTTTAATCGTTACACAGAAGCTTCTCAATTTTGATACCGAAATTTTTTAGTTGTGATACAAGTTTTTGAGAGagttatcattaattaatttcggtgcattctaaatttaatttcaGTGCATTCTGGATCTAAATAAGGTGCACTTTTAGTCTGAGCTTGTTTTCGGAATGCACCTCAATTAACTCTAAAATTAAATCTAGAATCCACctcaattaactcagaaatgcaccaaaattacttaatgctTGCGATACACAAGCTCAATTCgaaaacaagcacacaaacaaAGATTGAATCTTCTTCTTCGCGTGTTTTCTCTCTATTGTCGTTCTTTTATTACTGCTGTTGTTGCTacgttttttcttttcctccttttcttcctagtaattttgcagcattgatttttctttttttatataatttattcctGTTAAGAGAatgaaacaagaagaattatgagaaaatgaaataagaagaagatgaagaagaagaagaagaagaagcaaaagttgaagagaaggaagaggaagagttttgaattatgcagaacttatcagaataataatacaccgaaatttcttaacaataatacataaatttcttagtttttacaccTAAATTTTTCTACAAAAGTACAAAAATATCTTCATTAATGctgcatttttcttcttcttcttctttttttttatttttttctttcttttagttgaatgaatgtaggttcgtCCTCTTCCTaataattttgcaacattatgtatttcttcttcttcttcttctttgtttgatatttttgtttttattcttgttaaaagagtaaaacaagaagaaatttgacaaggtaaaacaagaacaaaaagatgaataaggaaaaaaagaagataataatgatgaaaaagaagaagcagcagtagaagatgagaaggagaaagaggaagaggaagagttttgaattatgcataacttatcaaaataaaattacaccgaaatttcttaacaataacacataaatttcttagtttttatacCGAAATAATTTTGCTACAAAAGCACAAAAATGTCTTCTTTAAtgatgcatttttttcttcttttttttttaatttctttctttactttttctaTTATACATATAAGAAGAAGAAGGCGATGATGATGATATGGTCGTCATCAATACGAGCTATAACTCAGCATCACCCGTTATAGCTTGGCTTTTATGAGCTATAACTCAGTTccgtttattttcttatcataacCAATACCCAAACGGCACAACGATCATATACGTTATCAATCCCTCCGAGCCGACGTAAATGCTCGAACCGTAATTGACGAGAAGCTCACCATACAAAAGCAAGGTAAAGTATCTACTTCAGTAGGTTCAGAATACACAATATACTGACTTAAGCTtcagagtgcctttgcaggtacactccccccccTTTTTTCCGACGATCATATTCTCGCATCGCATCAGAAGGAGAAGCTCGGACTCAAAGGTTTGAACGATCAGACTCCAAGGATATAGTTCAGCAGTCATCCGTCATTAGAAGCCGACCTATTCTACAggcaagaacaattggcgcccaccgtggagCCGAGGAAATAGATCTTTTCTGCTGGTCCCATTACTTCTTATCACATCCATGGCTGACGTGCCACCTCCTTCCCCATCTGAGCTTCTGCGGATGGTAACCGAAATACAGCAAGCCAATCAGCGTATGGCAGAGGAAAATCAAAGAATGGCTGCCCAAATCGCTGAACTGAATAATGCCCGGATTGAAAACAATAACGCTCACCAACATCAACAAGACGATGAAGAGCATCATTCCGACCCGTCCCACGTCTCGGAGACCATTCGAGTCGAGGGAGCCCAGCCTGAAGACGAAAACAAAGAGCCTGATGAGCTCGTAGGGCCCTTCACGCCAGAAGTAATGAATTTCGAGCTACCAAAAAGATTCACTTTGCCACTAACCCTCACACCTTATGATGGGCTTGGCGACCTGAAGAAATTTCTGAAAAAATTCTGATCAATAATGATCATTAACGGTGCATCAGATACTGTCTCATGCCGTTGTTTTCCGAATTATTTAGATGGTCCTACACTTGATTGGTTGTGTGCTTTGCCTGCAGGTTTTATCTCACGATTTCAGCAGCTGGCCAAGCTATTTGAAGAACACTTTGCTAGGTCTGTAATTTATCTCCACGACTCCAATTATTTGAACACAATCAAGCAGGGACCTAATGAAAGCCTGAAGGAATATATGACCCGCTTCACGAAAGTCGCTATCAATATACCCGACCTCCACCCCGAGGTCCATCTGCACGCAATCAAAAGCAGACTCCGACCTGTGAAGTTCCAAGAAACCATCGCAGTAGCCAAGCCGAAGACCCTTGCTAAGTTTCGCGAGAAAGCCAAAGGCCAAATTGATATCGAGGAGCTCAGACAAGCTCGGAAGtccgaaaaaatattttatcgaGACGAGGATAAAACTCCAAGCgctaagaaaaattttaaactaaccCCTCGATTTGATTCTTATACACAGTTTAACACCAAGAGAGAGGATATCATCAAAGAGATCCTCAATTCAAAGCTCATCAAGCCACCAAGGAAGGCCGGAACCTACCAAGATACCAAGAATGTAGACAAGTCCAAATATTGTGCCTTCCACCAGAAGCACGGCCACACCACCGACGACTGCGAGGTCGCGAAGGACCTCTTGAAGCGGCTAGCTTGGAAAGGACACCTTGACAAGTATATTGGCGGTCACATCCAAAAGCATACCACACCTACCTCAAAAAATGACTCATCCGAACAACTTCACCGAGGAAAGGAGAAGGCATCCTCGAACTAATACGAAAAGCCACGAGGTATAATTAATTGTATTTCAGGGGGATACGCCAGTGGAGGGCAATCAAATTCGGCCAGGAAAAGATCATTCCAAGCAATTTGCTCGGTGGATGGACCACAACGCGATACCGAAGCCGTGAACCAACTTCCCCAAGTAACTTTTACACACACAGACTTCGATTCCAGTATTCAGAACTTAGATGACCTTGTGGTCATTACCCTTCAACTGGGAGATCTGTTGGTAAGGAAAGTACTCCTAGATCCCGGAAGCAGCGCCGACGTTCTGTTCTACTCAACATTCCAAAAGATGAAACTCAGCGACAACATACTCCAGTCAACAGGGGGAGACCTAGTCGGTTTCTCGGGAGAAAGAGTTCCAATCTTGGGTTCAGTGTGGTTGCAAACCACACTGGGtgagcatcctctttccaaaacatATGATATTCAATATTTAGTAGTAGATTGCTTTAGCCCATATAATCTTATACTTGGCCGACCTTTTGTAAATAAGTTCGGCGCAATTGTATCTACAGTTCACCTGTGTGTCAAGTTTCCTCTGCAGGATGATCAAGTTGTAACGATTCATGGAGACCATAAAGAAGCCCGCCAATGTTACAACATCAGCATGAAATTCCCAAATCATTCAAAGCAACAAGTCAACAATGTCGACCTCGGCACCAGCAGCTCGACACTAGCAGACTTAGATCCAAGAGCCAACTTTCTTGAACGACCTACACCATCAGATGACTTACAGAAAGTTTATTTCAACAATGATCCTAATAAATTCACTTATGTAGGTACATCAATCAGTGCAGCGGAGCTAAGGGACATCGCTGCCTTTCTACAAGAGCAAGCCGACCTATTTGCATGGACGCCTTCGGACATGCCCGGCATAGACCCACAAATCATCAGCCACAAACTAGCTATAAATCTGACCATCCGACCAG
This window harbors:
- the LOC112778950 gene encoding uncharacterized protein; this translates as MIINGASDTVSCRCFPNYLDGPTLDWLCALPAGFISRFQQLAKLFEEHFARSVIYLHDSNYLNTIKQGPNESLKEYMTRFTKVAINIPDLHPEVHLHAIKSRLRPVKFQETIAVAKPKTLAKFREKAKGQIDIEELRQARKSEKIFYRDEDKTPSAKKNFKLTPRFDSYTQFNTKREDIIKEILNSKLIKPPRKAGTYQDTKNVDKSKYCAFHQKHGHTTDDCEVAKDLLKRLAWKGHLDKYIGGGYASGGQSNSARKRSFQAICSVDGPQRDTEAVNQLPQVTFTHTDFDSSIQNLDDLVVITLQLGDLLVRKVLLDPGSSADVLFYSTFQKMKLSDNILQSTGGDLVGFSGERVPILGSVWLQTTLGEHPLSKTYDIQYLVVDCFSPYNLILGRPFVNKFGAIVSTVHLCVKFPLQDDQVVTIHGDHKEARQCYNISMKFPNHSKQQVNNVDLGTSSSTLADLDPRANFLERPTPSDDLQKVYFNNDPNKFTYVGTSISAAELRDIAAFLQEQADLFAWTPSDMPGIDPQIISHKLAINLTIRPVQQKKRKLGDEKKNASLEETQKLINAEFIKEI